GACTTGATCATCAGAGATTCTTCGAAATCTCTGATTTAAGATCAATCGCAATGGATACGATCATTTGCCGAATCGAAGCCATCTTTCCAAGAGGAGGAAAAAGGCCACGATCGGCAGCAAGGAGCCTGATTTTACCGCCCCTGCGTAACATCAGGGCAAATTCACCCGCGTCAAGTTGTCAGACTCTCTGGGAAAGTGGGCGGCATTCCCTTTCCTATGCCCTTTCAGGCTTTCCAATTGGTGCGGGGGAGCGAAGGGATTCAGGTCACTCCATCAAGATGGAAACCGGGTAAAAAGACGTTTAAATCGATCCGGATTTGGTAGGAAAAGACTAGGGGGGCTGGAAGACATCGGAAGCGTTCGACAGGTCATCAGTTGCTGTAAATACATTCGACGCCCGGAATCAAACTTCCGGGCGTTTTTTATCGTACTTGCGGTTGGACGATGATGCAAGGCACAGACCGACGCTGGAGAATACAATGTCGCACTAGATTCGTTTACATCTCGCCAGAATTTTATTCATGTTCAGCCCCAGGATGTTCTCTTTTTCCTTTTCAGTCAGATCGGCAAAAGCCACCCAGCCGAATTGCGGATAAGGATCGCGCATGGGCGCATCCGAGCCGTACAGCACACGCGTGGCGCCCGCTTCGCGTACCATGTATTCGATAATCCCTTCGATGACCGATGTAAAGGTTATCTCGAGCATCACATTGGGGAACTCTTTGGCCAGATCGACGTGCTGGCGGGCGACCTTCCAGCTGGTGCCGGAATGGGCGAGGAGAAATGTGATCTCCGGGTATCGGGGAGCGATTTTTTTTACCTCCGCGATGAAATTGTCGGAATAGTGCAAGAGCGCGAAAAGTCGGCGCTCATTGGCATAGGCGTACCATGGTTCATAGCGCGGATCATCATAGTTGACGCGCGTCATGGGATGATAAGGCTTGAGCCCGAGAAATCCTTGTTGTTCGAAATAGAAGCGAATCTCTTTTTCCCAGTCGGTCACATAGCTGGGATCCATGGATGCATAGCCGATGATTTCATCCGGATAGTCCTGCATGGCCTGAAAGGTATCGTTGTTGCCCATCTCATAGTCGCCCCAGATGGCGGTCCAGGCGCTGACGCAGGTCTTTTGGACGCCCAATTTTCGGTTGCGTTGCACCACTGCGCCGGCGTCCGAAGCAGTCATGGCGACGCGGGAAGCCCCGGCGCCCTTTTTATGGGTGATGTGGGCGTGGCTGTCGATCACCGGCGTGTAGAGCAGGGGCTCGCCTTTTAAGGCTGTGGCAACAATGCGATCCCGGACCGGTTCCGGCTTGACGCCGGGCCATTCCGGACGGCGCAACAATCTCTGCAGATTGCCGCCGGCGATCGCCTGCTTTTTTTCAAAAGGCAGATCCGCATAATCGATATAAGAGCGCGCGGCGCCTTGACTGCGGCGGGGCGCCTCACTGCCGAACAGCAGACGTTCGTGGCCGATGAGATCGCACCAGTACTCGAGCATGCGATTTCCTTGATAATTGCTGAATTCGAGGTAGAGATTGGGAAATTGCACGGCCAGGGGCGCCAGGGTGCGCGTCGCTTCCCAGCGCAGACTGTGCAGCAGCAGAGAGAGCCGAGGAAAAGTCTCGCAGATCCATGCCACCTCCTGCCAAGTGATCTGTACGGCCTCTTCATAGCGCCCGGCATCGACGATGAGCAGAATGCCCGCTTCCTGGAGAGCGGAAAGCAAAGGACCCAACGTGCGTTCATCCACAGGGAATTCGTAGATGCGCGGATAAATCTTTATGGCGCGGACCTGGTTTGCTTCCATCTCGGCGATCAGCTCAGCGGGCTTGTAGAATTCATTGGTATGATGCGGCAGTCCGATCCAGCACGGCGCCAGCTCCGGGTGTCGGCGGCACAGGGCAGAGATCTGTGGATTGCCCAACGTGGGATGGATTTCCCGCGCCTGATGAGAATAGACCAATGCGCCTTGAATATGGCAGCGGGCCATCTCCTGCAGCAGGTGATCCACGCTCCAGCTTTCCAGCGCATCCGCCGCCGTGTGACGACCGACTGCGGTG
The sequence above is drawn from the bacterium genome and encodes:
- a CDS encoding amidohydrolase family protein translates to MSTESLVYYDCFTAVGRHTAADALESWSVDHLLQEMARCHIQGALVYSHQAREIHPTLGNPQISALCRRHPELAPCWIGLPHHTNEFYKPAELIAEMEANQVRAIKIYPRIYEFPVDERTLGPLLSALQEAGILLIVDAGRYEEAVQITWQEVAWICETFPRLSLLLHSLRWEATRTLAPLAVQFPNLYLEFSNYQGNRMLEYWCDLIGHERLLFGSEAPRRSQGAARSYIDYADLPFEKKQAIAGGNLQRLLRRPEWPGVKPEPVRDRIVATALKGEPLLYTPVIDSHAHITHKKGAGASRVAMTASDAGAVVQRNRKLGVQKTCVSAWTAIWGDYEMGNNDTFQAMQDYPDEIIGYASMDPSYVTDWEKEIRFYFEQQGFLGLKPYHPMTRVNYDDPRYEPWYAYANERRLFALLHYSDNFIAEVKKIAPRYPEITFLLAHSGTSWKVARQHVDLAKEFPNVMLEITFTSVIEGIIEYMVREAGATRVLYGSDAPMRDPYPQFGWVAFADLTEKEKENILGLNMNKILARCKRI